DNA from Desmodus rotundus isolate HL8 chromosome X, HLdesRot8A.1, whole genome shotgun sequence:
ttcctttttttttttttttccatcttcacccaaggacagttttttccattgcttttagagagagagagaggaagggaaagagagaaatatcaatgcaagagagaagcattgattcaTTGCCCTTCTGCCTTTTTCTTACCTGACCATTGAACCTGATGTAAGCTCTTGCTGACCAGTCCTTTTGCCAGAACTTTGCTGTCAGCAATCATCCAAAATGGAGTTTGCTCTGTACCTAAGCTGGTCCTCCTCCAACAGGATGGGAGTGCTCAGCCCTTTTTAACATGGGGTATATTCGTTCAGATGGAAAGAGTGTGCTTGTTGAATTGGGGCAAGCATAATCAGAGCCCCATATGGACAGTTTAAAATGTGGATATAGCAAATAGATGAATTTAATTTGAATGGAAGAAACAGTAgaaaacaaatcttttatttGGGTAAGTCATGTTAAGATAaatagtttattgtttttaaatgaactaaaCTTTTCTGTGTTTGTATACATAGGTCTTTATCACCAGCACCTAGAAAGTCTGAACACTACAAGCAAAGACATTCTCATGGGTATCGTGGCTATGACTCTAGGAAAGATCCAAACAGATCCACCACTGGGAGAATGCACAAGAATGATGGACAGAGCAGACCAAGGAATTCTTGTCATGAAAATACGTATTACCGATTTCATAAACATAGATCACATTCTCCAAACACAAGAAGCTCTTTAGACCAATTTTATTCTTATAAGCCTTACCAAGCATATTTACCAGGAAGAGAGGATGGTAACAGATACATGCCCAGATACTCAGAAGGTGTATACTACCAAGAGTATCAGTGGGATTATTATCCTCAGCACATGCAAGGAAGGTCTATTCCTTATGACCACAGACGTAGAAgtggaaaaagagggaaatcacCTCAGAGGTCAACAGAAGATTCTTCTAGATTTGAAGGAAAGCAGCATGAAGATGAGCTGAGGTCCCAGAAGATAcgagatgaaaaatatttttactctctTAGAAGAGGCCCTGAAGATTTTGAGAAAAGGAGCTCTTCTCAGAAGAGGTATAAGAAAACATTAAACCTGGGTAATTTGATATAAAGCCTCAAGTGAAAAAGTGTGTTTACTTTATAGTTGAAGATAACCACCTTGAGaagctttttttctgaaaagataaaaagcattttaatgtaGTTAGTTCGACTGGTAGGAGTGAAGTATTTATTTAGAGTAAATTATGTTGAAGttgcttgcatttttaaaaataaggtggcATTTCCTCTCTAATGAACCTCTATGAGTTGGCTTGAAGGATTATAGGTTAACTTTGCCCACTGCATTCTTCATTGAAAGCCATGCTGCCCAACATTCCACACATGTAAGTTCTCACTTTATTCTCTGTAGTGCAAGTATAAACTGTTTTATGTCACCACAGGCATACTGAGGATCGTGATTACAGAAGACGTGGACACACATCAAAAAGACAAACAGGCGTGGAGAGGCACAAAAACAGAGAGCTGTCCAGAAACCCTCAGTGCAAGCCGAGGCATCCCACTTCATCTCACCAAGAGAAGAAAGCTCAGCGCAGCCCTAAATTCCAAGCTCATCGACATGCTCAGAAGAGACCCCCAGAGACCAGTTCAGCAGCCAAGGCATCCAGTGGCTCTCGCCATAAACGTCGCAAGACCTCACATGGAGCCCACCACTTGTCTGatggaaaatctcagaaatacTCTAAGGAGGAAGATAGAAAAGACACTTCTCAAAACAACAATGGAAAGTCCAGTTGCTCAAATgctggaagaaggagagagaccaaaggtaggaaagacaaaaaacctttaaaatcatCTAAGAAAGACTGCACTGCCTCTGCTCATTCAGATAGAAGTATTGGTTTAAAATCCACTAATGACAAACGGAAAacgaaaagaaagaaagaaagggatggCAGAAAAAAGAGCAACTCCTCCAGTAACCAACTTGATGAACGTAAACCTTCTGATGTGAAACCTTCATCCTCTAGTCGCAGGAAGAAATCACTTACAGTTAAagtaaataagaagaaaacagtaaataCATCCAGGtactatctttgttttttcttaatgataTTTAATAAGTGTTTCTGTCATCTTTATTCAAAGCTTTGCAAATCAAATTAATAGTGTGTCTAGAGTCCGTCAAGGGGGAGGGATTGCCTAGATTTTTTCCAAAAAGCCCTGTAATGAGGATGAATCTCATGATCAGTCATACGGGGTGATCTCAACGTCTGTTTGCTTCCACATCGTATCTCCAACGTACTTTGGGGGGCAGAGCATTCTGTGGAGCTGTTCTCTTCATGAGTGTGCGTGTTGTTATGCTGCCAGATGTTCTGTGTCCAGGGATAGGCTGGGCCGAGTTCAAGGAGACCTATTCCTTGCTCATTTTCTCGGAGCCTGTTTTCCTGTTGCCTGAAAGTCTGAGAATTTTTGACCTGAAAGGGACCTCAGCAGTCCCAGCTTTTAAAGAGCAGGAGAGTGAGGCTCTGAGACATGAAGCGACTTAATTTAAGTCAGTGCCTTGGTCTCAAATCCACGTGACCCCTTGTGACTCAAGGAGGCTGGTGACTTAACATGGTTCTTGCTGCCATCTGAAAATGACTAGCGCTTAACCTACTAGAATCTCCTAGGTAGAGGAAATTAGGCTAGAGTCTAGAAGGAGGCCCGTGTATAAGACATTTGATTTAGCTCATAATGATTCTCTAATAAAACAATAGACCACTGTTGTTATAGGTTATATTCTCCTAAATTGGTTTGTGTGCTTTGTTGCATTATGAATATTACCTCTATGAATTCTAAGAATAATAAGGCACTGTATTTTGCTATGTCAGCTCAGTCTGTTCATTACTTTATTACATTACCAGTACGTGAATAAAAAGTGATGCACCATGTTGATTTGGTGCATTTATGTTCACAGTTGACTCATATATCTGTATTTGAATCAAAAACAAGAGTAATGGACCACATTGATTTGGTACATTTGTGTTCACAGTTGACATATCTGTATTTgaatcaaaaacaagaaaataaaatccaaggTGAGGATGTGACAGGGAATTAGGTAAACCCAAAGtccttttttttaacaaaatatattttgtttattttcttaaaggtaGGTACTCCAGTCCCCTTccctcatttttttctacttgaaaaaataatttttccaaagattttatttatttatttttagagagaggggaagggagggagaaagagagggagagaaacatcaatgtgagagaaaaacatcaatcagctgcctcccatacgtgccccaactgggggccgaaacctcagcccaggcatgttccctgactgggaatcaaaccagcgaccctttgctttgcgggacagtgctcaaccaactgagccataccggtcagggcacaaagatatttttcaatatacatgtgtatatatttttaagaatattttatttatttatttttagagagggaaaggagggagaaagagggagagaaaaacatcgatgtgtgagagaaacatctattggttgtctcttgcatgcccctatctggggacctacaacccaggcatgtgccctgactgggaattgaaccagcagcctttccgtctgcaggccagcactcaatccactgaaccacaccagtcaaggttacatgtgtgtatttatatgtacatagAAAACATTCACAAATACAATTATAGTACAGAAAGTTAGACAAATAGAGGTGGGAAAATAGCTCATAATCTTACTACCCTGGGGAcagttttattaacattttagtatagctctttttgttatttttctacatgtatgtAACATGGTTGTCATAATACTATATTAATAATTTTGCATcctatttcatataatatttctTAAATCATTTTGTGCTATTATATTTCCTACTAGTTCTTAGTCTTAAGAGCACAAAGGCTTCTGTAAGCATCAAGTTTAGGGATGTTACGCTATTTCTTTTTCCAACATATcatgaaaatgttcaaatatacagaaaagttgaaagaattatGCAGTGAGCATCTATATGCCCACCACCTAAAGTctacaattaacattttactCTACTTTTGTAATCACATATCTGTCCATCTCTTCATCTGTTGTTCCATgttatttttcaatgtatttcaAAGTGAATTGCAAATATCAGTAATTACCCTTTAAATACTTcagtatttaatttttgtatagtttttttcttttgagataaaaTTGCATAAAATCAAATTGCAAAAAATCTTGAATTCTTTTGTAAAAGTAATGATACCGCCACATTTaaaatgaagtgtttttttttttttttttttttaagattttatttacttatttccagagagaggggaagagaaacaccagtgtaGGGCCGCCTCTCCTATGTCCCCCACTGGTGACCCAGCCtacaaacccaggcatgtgcccctgactcGGAAACGGTGAACACCCCACCcttcctggttcacaggccagcactcaatccactgagccacaccagccagggtgaagtgTTTTAAAGAGTGCTAGAAATAGCAATTTTGAAGGGTTTTATGTTAAAGATGCTGAACACAATTAGTTTTATAATTTGACATTGAGAAATGGTAGCTTGATCTTCATCGTGATCACAAAAGTGAGCTTCCCAAAATTGAGGCTGCCATATCTTTTGTTTGAATTTATAAActaattttgtgaaattttatgACCTGTCAGCAGGGCCTGTCAGCGCATGTTTGAATTACCCGACAAGGACTTGAAATACGGCTTGTGTAATAAAAAGCTTCCACTGCAAATGCTTTCTATTCAAAAACCTGAAGGCTGACTAATTAAAATACGTGTATCTTTTCAGTTTGATAAAGCATCACGTTCAACAAGATCTTTCTGATGATAATTATTGATTAATGAGTTGTGGAAGAGTTTTGTGGGGTTGGATTGAATTATGTATGGGCTGATGAAATATCCATAAAACGAAGGTAGTTAATGCAAACCTCAGTAGAGGCATGTTCTCAACTATTGCCATAAATTAGCTTTTCCTCTGCTTGAAAAGACTTAAATAATCCTAGAGTGGACAGAAGTTTATTTGTTGGTTAAAATCTAGAgagtttatcctttttttttttttttttttttttttttgaaaaactaaGATGGTTCATTTAGTGCATTTGTTTACTTTCTTAGCTTTGGTCAAGTATTGACATATGTAGTTAAAAACATATGGCtatcaccctgactggtgtagtttAGCAGGTTGGGCACTATTCCACACAGCGAAAGGTTGACCTgacagttcgattcctggtcaaggcacatgtctaaGTGACTCATTCAGTCCCCCGTctgggtgcatgcaagaggcagccagtcaatgtttctctctcgcattgatgtttctccccatctctttctccctcccttcccgtctctctaaaaaataaataaataaaattagaaaacatatgGCTATCACCTAGTGATTTTTCTAGATTCCAGTTTGTATCTAGAACAACAGTAGATAGATACTTGCTTGAATGTTCACTGCATAGTTAATACTTCTGTTAACAAAGATTATATTCTAGTGACCCACTTAGTCAGAAACTGCATTATCAGAGGTAGAAGTTACACATAACTCATAATTATCTGTCTCAGAATGCAAGTTAGGGAGCCACAATAGGAAAATTTGTACGAAGGTTATTATGAACCGCAAACACCCAGCTGTATATATCTGAAGCCTTGGGGCAGATGAAGGGAGTTCTGGTTTAATGTTGGGCTGAGTAGGTGAGAGCCTGAACTTTGATCAGACTCAGaagggagtgagagggaggagcagggggtGCCAGTCTCTGGAGATGAAAAGCTGGTGCGGATGGACCTGAGGCTTCTGTGACCTCCGCAGGCGCGGGTACTACGCATCTAGGATGCGAAGGTTGACTAGCAAAGTTGATGTTGGACTGAGTATATGAGCCTCTTACATTCAATCCTTTTGTTTCCCACTGAAAAGATACAGAGGGCCTCCCTACCCCCATCAGATCTTTCCCCATTCTGAGAGGCTTTCCTTCTTCTGAAAGGGGATGGGTCCCAGAAGACAATGGAGCCCTGATGCTCGGAGGAAAGGGCTGCTGTGTAGGTGGAGGAACAATGTAAAAAACCATAGCAAGGGCTGAAGGAAGGTAACCTAATCACACGAAGTTTACATGTGATAGGTACTGTTCAACtagaggcaaaaataaacagggtggagatatttttgtgatataCAAGCTTGCTATCTTGCTGTTATATATCACAAAAGTAAGgtttctatataaaatatttctcatgcatttttaaatcaaacattAATTGAGAGAAGGCTCCCTTTCAGTCCAATCACCATAGCTTCTCCTCGTGTCTCTTAGGGGTCCTAGTATAGGAAGGTGAACATTGTGTTTGGGGTTGAGGTACATAGGTTTTTGTCTTCTCATGGGTCACTGAGCAGCTCTGTGATATTGGGCAGGTCACCTGGCTATGTCTTTTGGGGCCAAATTAACCTGCATTTCCTCCTGGTTATATGAGTCTGCTTTGATTGGCCGGTAACTATTGAAGCTGGGTTGACAGACATATAGGATTCTCTGAACTTTTATGTATATTTGAGATTCTGTATTgttaaaataggaaatatttcaattttttggaaatatttaaattttaaattgctgtaaatgaagtaaaaaattttaagtaaaaggtaaactaagaaagttaaaaaacaaaattaaatcagcCTCAATTAGAATTTTGAAGTCAGGTATCTTTTTAGTGGAATCTTTCATTTCAAATGGTCCAAATCATTTTCcatttatcatttattcattcagtgggTATTTTTTGAGGACCTACCCTGTGAGACAGCCTGTTGGGGTAACCTGAGGCTATAGATGGGCATGGGATTAGGTTTCTTCTCCTCTGGTCTTGCAGACAATAGGGCGGTGTTGGTAATACATGGCGCTATGATGTTGTGTGTGACTCTGATGATCTCAGGCGCGGGGACTTAGGGAAGGCTTCTTTCAGGCCTTGACATGTGATAGGCTTCGGAGGTTATGGTGTGTTTTAGACACGTGATGACAagataaagatattttatgttcATATGTTAACAAAGGCAGAAACCACACACAGGAACTTTGAGCTGCGTGCCTTTGAGCATTCGGTAAAAGGAAATAGAGGTACAGGAGGCTGCAAAGGTAGGACTGCCGCACTGCCAGCCTGGTTTGACAGGATTAGCTAATAGGAGAGGACAGGTTGGCTCGGTTCTGGCTGCCAAGGGACTGTTGGCAAGGCCAGTTAGGGGACTTCTGTGAAACAAGTAATGACATACTGAGTTAACGGACTAGCagtctccctcttttccctccagTCCAAAAATCCTAAATGTGTGTTCTTAGGAAGACAGGAGCAAATTAATGATTGGGAAAGTGCTTTATGAACGGTTGGATACTGTacaaaatgtttgttatttttggaagaaaactaaaacatttcaGGTTTCTCTCCTGGATGTATGTTCACAGCCTGTGACGTACTCATAAAGAACCCTAGCAGTTGTAAATCTCAATTCCTTGGACAGTAAACTTGATTTTTGGCAAGAGCCAAAAGCTATTTAGAGTTAAGTGTGGATGAGTAAGATGGGTGTAAGCTGGTTAGTGCCATTTTGGGTTCAAAATGAGGTATAAAtataaagtactgtatttttcggactatatgacacaccggaccataagatgcacctaggttttagaggaggaacataggggaaaaacattttgaagcaaaaaatgtggttctgttcctgcctcctgtgaccccgctccaccaccaccaccccccgccccaccagtgagccaggtaagctacattaggactataagatgtacccccattttcctcctaaatttggggGTGAAAGTGCATCTAATAgcccgaaaaatacggtaatgaGACATTTTCTTCTGATGAATAAACTGCCTCCAGACAAAGAATTGGAGGTAGTTTTAAACAAGAGCAGCATTCTTGGACTGAGATATAGTTTCCCTTTATGGCACTTGTAAGGATTATGTTCATACGAATGCTTGACCTCTGGGATGTAAAAAGCAAGACAGTCAGGACATCCACTGTCTCAGTGTCACTCAAAAGTGTAGAgcaatctttaaataaatagcCCTACACTTAGCCTGTAGGGCTATTTAAAGACTAAACAAGATAATGTTTGTAAGCTCTAAGCCCCTGTGTTTGGCATATGGTAAGCCCTCAATAATTATTAGCTATATGTCGTAATAATGGCTTTATAGTGGTCCCTAAAGGCCAGGAGAGCTCTTCGTGGAAGTTAGAAAGATTCAGAAAGCACTGAAGGGGTAAGATAGTTGGGTTTATACACTAAATGGTAGCATTTCTTTAAGGATACATTTAGGGTAAACACTATGATTAGTTATAATGATCATAACTTTGCTAACAACTGAGACTGTTTTCTGAGAGTTTGGTGAGACTTTCTAAGTGATTAAATTAGTCTCAACAGAATTTGATTTCAAAATACAATTCTAAGCTTCTCATTACTGACACAGAGTTATAAGGATTTCTATGAAGTCAGAGAAATTACTATGTTTGATATCAACTTTTAAAGGGTGGTAGTATTTTAAGATACAATAAGCTTGCTGAATTTACAATTTTACGGACATTTGGGAGTAGAAAATAATCTAATTGATTATGTTTACATATGGAGTGTATTTAACGCCTTGCTGtattttttgaagtaaaaattgTTTAACTTAGGATTTTGAGGATATTATTAAAGTGGTAGATACTTAATCTCTGATTTGAAAAGAACTCAAAACCATGCATCTATactattttcttctacttatatATGTTTTATGGCATACAATTTAGTGCCTTAattataagaaaagataaatatcattttagttttatagctgtattaattttaataaagttttttctCAGTAAAACAGTTTCAAATTTAGCCGAACATTTACAAATTATTCTAGGGTTGCTTCTAtcatgacagagagagagatgtcagcTGATTTGTCTGCTTTTGGCAGGAAAAGTAAGGACTTGAAACGAGTGTTTAAACATCTTGACTCAACTGAGAatactgaaaacaaaagaaaagaaaaatttgctCAGGAAATCACAACTGCAATCCATCAAGTTAAAGGTTAGTATATTTTGCACATACATTAGGGATAAGACAAAAACAATGTACTGACTTTTCATGAGATACAGGAAAATATCTGTGAATTGTAATAGTAATTACTATTTCATTATAAAGTAGATCATTAATTAGCAAATCTGTTGAAGAGACTAGAAGATACTAATTCAAGCCTAGTTGGGTTTTTTAGTTACTATTTTCAGAGTACCAGGTGCTCAAGGGAACCACAACATCTAGGCCCAGTTGTTCTTTATATATAGTTC
Protein-coding regions in this window:
- the BCLAF3 gene encoding BCLAF1 and THRAP3 family member 3 isoform X1, which gives rise to MAQSRSRSPPRGKQRSLSPAPRKSEHYKQRHSHGYRGYDSRKDPNRSTTGRMHKNDGQSRPRNSCHENTYYRFHKHRSHSPNTRSSLDQFYSYKPYQAYLPGREDGNRYMPRYSEGVYYQEYQWDYYPQHMQGRSIPYDHRRRSGKRGKSPQRSTEDSSRFEGKQHEDELRSQKIRDEKYFYSLRRGPEDFEKRSSSQKRHTEDRDYRRRGHTSKRQTGVERHKNRELSRNPQCKPRHPTSSHQEKKAQRSPKFQAHRHAQKRPPETSSAAKASSGSRHKRRKTSHGAHHLSDGKSQKYSKEEDRKDTSQNNNGKSSCSNAGRRRETKGRKDKKPLKSSKKDCTASAHSDRSIGLKSTNDKRKTKRKKERDGRKKSNSSSNQLDERKPSDVKPSSSSRRKKSLTVKVNKKKTVNTSRKSKDLKRVFKHLDSTENTENKRKEKFAQEITTAIHQVKVNKFPSPPITLHERFSKIKDQRATAVKESKLTSGSGNHRRINMSLAELPNKHIMVCDSHQTLVKVIDPNDLRHDIERRRKERLQNEDEHIFHIDSATERNNQLFHFSTPVGGPQNPQWAKKSNSTKCTQKTCMNNCRGGRLQSHYKSGLVQKSLCIQAKYQRLRFTGSKEFITNKCRQRFLKKKEHTNMAMALKSGIDTKGNHTTRGY
- the BCLAF3 gene encoding BCLAF1 and THRAP3 family member 3 isoform X2, with translation MAQSRSRSPPRGKQRSLSPAPRKSEHYKQRHSHGYRGYDSRKDPNRSTTGRMHKNDGQSRPRNSCHENTYYRFHKHRSHSPNTRSSLDQFYSYKPYQAYLPGREDGNRYMPRYSEGVYYQEYQWDYYPQHMQGRSIPYDHRRRSGKRGKSPQRSTEDSSRFEGKQHEDELRSQKIRDEKYFYSLRRGPEDFEKRSSSQKRHTEDRDYRRRGHTSKRQTGVERHKNRELSRNPQCKPRHPTSSHQEKKAQRSPKFQAHRHAQKRPPETSSAAKASSGSRHKRRKTSHGAHHLSDGKSQKYSKEEDRKDTSQNNNGKSSCSNAGRRRETKGRKDKKPLKSSKKDCTASAHSDRSIGLKSTNDKRKTKRKKERDGRKKSNSSSNQLDERKPSDVKPSSSSRRKKSLTVKVNKKKTVNTSRKSKDLKRVFKHLDSTENTENKRKEKFAQEITTAIHQVKVNKFPSPPITLHERFSKIKDQRATAVKESKLTSGSGNHRRINMSLAELPNKHIMTLVKVIDPNDLRHDIERRRKERLQNEDEHIFHIDSATERNNQLFHFSTPVGGPQNPQWAKKSNSTKCTQKTCMNNCRGGRLQSHYKSGLVQKSLCIQAKYQRLRFTGSKEFITNKCRQRFLKKKEHTNMAMALKSGIDTKGNHTTRGY